The Thermoanaerobaculia bacterium genome includes the window AGGCCAACGAGTTCGTTCCGTCCGAGGCGGGATCGATCCTCCTCGACGACCCGGCGACCAAGAACGTGGAGGACCGGTCCGAAAGCGACCTCGTCTTCATCGCGACGTTCGGCCGCCACGCGCCCGACATCCTCGGGCAGCGGATGAGCGCACGGATCGGCATCGTCGGCCACGTCTACGTGAGCGGCGTCGCCTACATGACGCCCGACGTCGTCGACGATCCCTATTTCTATCCGTCGATCGACATGACGACGCAGGCGCAGACCCGCTCCGTCCTCTGCGTCCCGATCAAGATCGAATCGGCCGTGTGCGGCGTGCTCGAGCTCATCAACCGGGAGGGCCCCGAAGGATTCGTCGGAAAGGATCGCCGGCTCATCGAGATCTTCGCCGACTACGCCTCGATCTCGATCCAGAACCTCCTCGACGCGCGGCGCGCGCACGAGGTCGCCAAGCGCGACGGGCTGACGGGCCTCTACAACGACCGGTATCTCCACCTGCGGCTGTCGCAGGATCTCTCGCGCCTCGCGCGCGACGGCGGAGATCTGTCGCTGATCTTCCTCGACCTCGACAATCTCAAGGCGGTCAACGACCGGCACGGGCATCTGGCCGGAAGCCAGGTGCTGAGAGAAATCGGCTACATCCTCGCCAAGACCGTCCTGGACGAGCGGGCGACGCTGACGCGCTACGGCGGGGACGAGTTCGTCCTGGTGCTTCCGGGAACCGGGCTCGCGGAGGGATTCCACGTCGCCGAAACGGTTCGCGACGCGATCCGCGGCGCGGTCTACCTGTCGCGCCCGTACGGGTTCAACGAGCCGCCGCTTTCGCTGCGAAACCTGTCGGCGTCTCTCGGGATCGCCTCCGTCCGCGAGAACACCACTCCCGGTGCTCCGATCGAGCAGCAGAAAAATGAGCTCCTCCGCGCCGCCGACGCCGCGATGTACCGCGCGAAGGAGGCGGGGAAGAACCGGACGCAGAGGGCGCTGCCGGGAATTCCGCATCCGACGGCCAAAGCCATGTGAGGGAAGAGCGGGCGCGGCGGAACGGGCCTCGTCCGGCCCCTGCGGCCCGCCCGAATCCGTCTTCCCGCCTCGCCGGGCTCCCCGGTCCGGTGAACCGGATCGATCCTCGGAGCCGAACCTGCTCCGTTTGAACGGGCCCCGGCGCCCATGATAATTTCCGCCTGCAAAAAAGGAGAAGCGGCATGTCTTCCATGGTCAGAAACGTGGTCGAGGCGCGGGAAGTGCTCGACAGCCTCTCGCGGCACATCCTCGTCGACGGCTATCACGTCGTCATGGACCTCCAGAAGAGCCGCGGTTCCTACCTGTACGACGCCCGGAGCGACCGGTACATCCTCGACTTCTTCACGAACTTCGCGACGTGCCCGATCGGCTACAACCATCCGCGGCTCAGGACGATCGACTTCCGCGAGCGGCTGGCCGACGTCGCCACGAACAAGCCGGCCAACAGCGACATCTACACGCAGGTCTATGCCGAGTTCGTCGAGACCTTTTCCCGCATTGCCGTGCCCCCTTCGCACTCCGGTCATCTCTTCTTCGTCGAGGGAGGAGCGGTCGCCGTCGAGAACGCCCTGAAGACCGCGTTCGACTGGAAGGTCCGGAAGAACCTCGCCCGGGGCCTGCGCGAAGAAAAGGGCCGGCAGATCATCCACCTGAAGAACGCGTTCCACGGACGCACGGGCTACACGCTCTCGCTGACCAACACCGCGGATCCGCGCAAGACCCAGTACTTCCCGAAATTCGACTGGCCCCGGATCACCTGCCCGCGGCTCTCTTTCCCGGTCACCGAAGCGGTCGTGGCCGAAGTCGAAAAGCTCGAGGAGCAGGCGGTCTCGGAGATCCGGCGCGCGGTCGAGGAGCGGCGCGACGACATCGCCGCCCTGATCATCGAACCGATCCAGGGGGAAGGAGGCGACAACCACT containing:
- the lat gene encoding L-lysine 6-transaminase; amino-acid sequence: MSSMVRNVVEAREVLDSLSRHILVDGYHVVMDLQKSRGSYLYDARSDRYILDFFTNFATCPIGYNHPRLRTIDFRERLADVATNKPANSDIYTQVYAEFVETFSRIAVPPSHSGHLFFVEGGAVAVENALKTAFDWKVRKNLARGLREEKGRQIIHLKNAFHGRTGYTLSLTNTADPRKTQYFPKFDWPRITCPRLSFPVTEAVVAEVEKLEEQAVSEIRRAVEERRDDIAALIIEPIQGEGGDNHFRPEFFRKLRALADEHEFLLICDEVQTGVGTTGAMWGWQNTGIVPDIFVFGKKTQVCGIAVNSRIDDVDSVFKVSSRINSTWGGNLVDMFRATRYFEIIAAENLVDNARAVGEHLLVKLQALAEEMPHLVSNVRGKGLFLALDLPSTELRGKALEACLAEGLMALASGFQAIRMRPALNLTAAEADEGVEKLRRALRSLAA
- a CDS encoding sensor domain-containing diguanylate cyclase; amino-acid sequence: MSSVYTLENARLEDFLERHKAYYPYSGEIEIDRFLREILQKANEFVPSEAGSILLDDPATKNVEDRSESDLVFIATFGRHAPDILGQRMSARIGIVGHVYVSGVAYMTPDVVDDPYFYPSIDMTTQAQTRSVLCVPIKIESAVCGVLELINREGPEGFVGKDRRLIEIFADYASISIQNLLDARRAHEVAKRDGLTGLYNDRYLHLRLSQDLSRLARDGGDLSLIFLDLDNLKAVNDRHGHLAGSQVLREIGYILAKTVLDERATLTRYGGDEFVLVLPGTGLAEGFHVAETVRDAIRGAVYLSRPYGFNEPPLSLRNLSASLGIASVRENTTPGAPIEQQKNELLRAADAAMYRAKEAGKNRTQRALPGIPHPTAKAM